In Phreatobacter stygius, a genomic segment contains:
- a CDS encoding Lrp/AsnC family transcriptional regulator, producing MHHFDDLDRRMLAVLRQDGRAPLSKLAAILGVSRGTVQMRLERLLGSGAVLGFTVRVRQDHEDGAIQAVMMIEVTGKSTTAIIQKLRGLPELHALHTTNGTWDLVAEIRASNLREFDRVLRDVRAIDGILNSETSILLSSV from the coding sequence ATGCATCATTTCGATGATCTCGACCGCCGCATGCTCGCCGTCCTGCGCCAGGACGGCAGGGCCCCCTTGTCGAAGCTCGCGGCCATCCTTGGCGTGTCGCGCGGCACGGTGCAGATGCGGCTTGAGCGGCTGCTCGGCTCCGGCGCCGTGCTGGGCTTCACCGTGCGTGTCCGTCAGGATCACGAGGATGGCGCGATCCAGGCGGTGATGATGATCGAGGTGACCGGCAAGTCGACGACGGCGATCATCCAGAAGCTGCGTGGCCTGCCGGAGCTCCACGCGTTGCACACGACCAATGGCACCTGGGACCTGGTCGCCGAGATCAGGGCCTCGAACCTCAGGGAGTTCGACCGCGTCCTGCGCGACGTGCGCGCCATCGACGGCATCTTGAACAGCGAAACCAGCATCTTGCTCAGTTCCGTCTGA
- a CDS encoding GntR family transcriptional regulator — protein MDPNLRQQVLQQVRAEIISGQSLPGTMYSVPSLAASLGVSTTPVREALLELSRNGLVEPMRNRGFKVVEPTLQDLNNLFDLREVLELHAAVIVARMPHKDLSSLHGWADEIARAVREEDVRLYLEADRSYHHDLVAAAGNDLLTETVMGLRDKMRLYGIGSRAGLERQHASIPEHYRIIELVMAGDEEAVTALLRSHVRSWQPIFVDALMKSKESLREPIVLAQARTG, from the coding sequence ATGGATCCAAATCTGCGCCAACAGGTGCTGCAGCAGGTGCGAGCCGAGATCATTTCGGGGCAAAGCCTGCCCGGCACGATGTATTCCGTGCCGAGCCTCGCGGCGAGCCTCGGCGTGTCGACAACGCCGGTGCGCGAGGCGCTGCTGGAGCTCAGCCGCAACGGCCTGGTCGAGCCCATGCGCAATCGCGGCTTCAAGGTGGTCGAGCCGACGCTGCAAGATCTCAACAACCTGTTCGACCTGCGCGAGGTGCTGGAACTGCACGCCGCCGTCATCGTCGCCCGGATGCCGCACAAGGACCTGTCGAGCCTCCATGGCTGGGCCGACGAGATCGCCCGTGCCGTGCGCGAAGAGGATGTCCGGCTCTACCTGGAAGCCGATCGCAGCTATCACCACGACCTGGTGGCGGCGGCCGGCAACGACCTGCTGACCGAAACGGTCATGGGCCTGCGCGACAAGATGCGGCTCTACGGCATCGGTTCACGTGCCGGCCTCGAGCGCCAGCACGCCTCGATTCCGGAACATTACCGCATCATCGAGCTGGTCATGGCCGGCGACGAGGAGGCGGTCACCGCCCTGCTGCGCAGCCATGTGCGGTCCTGGCAGCCGATTTTCGTCGATGCGCTGATGAAGTCGAAGGAGAGCCTGCGCGAGCCGATCGTGCTGGCCCAGGCCCGCACCGGCTGA